A section of the Methanocaldococcus sp. FS406-22 genome encodes:
- the pfkC gene encoding ADP-specific phosphofructokinase, protein MEIKKFIETIKEAKLFTAYNTNVDAIKYLTDNDVQKLVDEFNHEDIIKRMEEYPRIIEEPLDFVARLVHSIKTGKPAEVPVKDDKKLHEWFDKIKYDEERMGGQAGIVSNLMATLQIDKIIVYTPFLSKKQAEMFVDYDNLLYPLVENGNLVLKKVREAYRDDPIKINRIFEFKKGLKFKLNGEEIVAKQSTRFIVASRPEALRIEVRDDVRQFLPEIGESVDCAFLSGYQAIKELYKDGKTAKYYFERAKEDIKLLKKNKNIKTHLEFASISNVEIRKMVVDYILSSVESVGMDETEIANVLHILGYDDLSKKILKDSLVEDVIEGAKILLNKFKNLEVVQIHTIYYILFVCRADNPLSKEELEECLEFSTILASTKAKLGNIKVIDDLYEGLKIPHNKYGDLLKEIADKFNDDNYKIALSPSRYVEKPKSTVGLGDTISSGAFVYYVSLLNKKIRES, encoded by the coding sequence ATGGAAATAAAAAAATTCATTGAGACAATAAAAGAAGCTAAGCTTTTTACAGCATATAACACAAACGTAGATGCAATAAAATATTTAACAGATAATGATGTCCAAAAATTAGTGGATGAATTTAATCATGAAGATATCATAAAAAGGATGGAAGAATATCCGAGAATTATTGAGGAGCCTTTAGATTTCGTTGCAAGATTGGTGCATAGTATAAAGACGGGAAAACCGGCGGAGGTTCCAGTAAAGGATGATAAAAAGTTACATGAGTGGTTTGATAAAATTAAATATGATGAGGAGAGAATGGGGGGACAGGCAGGGATTGTTTCTAATTTAATGGCTACCCTACAGATAGATAAAATAATCGTCTATACTCCATTTTTATCAAAGAAACAGGCAGAGATGTTTGTTGATTATGACAACCTGCTTTATCCTTTGGTTGAAAATGGAAATCTTGTATTAAAAAAGGTTAGAGAAGCATACAGAGATGACCCAATAAAGATAAACAGGATATTTGAGTTTAAAAAGGGGCTAAAGTTTAAGTTGAATGGAGAGGAAATAGTAGCTAAGCAATCTACAAGGTTTATTGTTGCATCAAGACCTGAAGCTTTGAGGATTGAAGTAAGAGATGACGTCAGGCAGTTTTTACCAGAGATTGGAGAGAGTGTGGATTGTGCATTTCTATCTGGCTATCAGGCAATTAAAGAGCTATATAAAGATGGAAAAACAGCAAAATATTACTTTGAGAGGGCTAAAGAAGATATAAAATTATTAAAAAAGAATAAAAACATCAAAACTCACTTAGAGTTTGCATCTATATCAAATGTAGAGATTAGGAAGATGGTTGTTGATTATATTTTGAGTAGTGTGGAGAGCGTTGGAATGGATGAGACAGAGATAGCCAATGTCTTGCATATCTTGGGCTATGATGATTTAAGCAAAAAGATTTTAAAAGATAGTTTAGTTGAAGATGTGATTGAAGGAGCTAAAATTTTACTGAATAAGTTTAAAAACTTGGAGGTTGTCCAAATCCATACTATCTATTATATATTATTTGTTTGTAGGGCTGATAATCCACTATCTAAGGAAGAGCTTGAGGAATGTTTGGAATTTTCTACAATATTGGCATCAACAAAGGCAAAACTTGGGAACATAAAGGTAATAGATGACTTATATGAAGGTTTAAAAATTCCTCACAACAAGTATGGTGATTTATTAAAAGAGATTGCAGATAAGTTTAACGATGATAATTATAAAATAGCCTTATCTCCTTCGAGGTATGTTGAAAAACCAAAATCTACAGTTGGTTTGGGAGACACAATATCAAGTGGGGCGTTTGTTTATTATGTATCTTTATTAAATAAAAAGATAAGGGAAAGCTAA
- the rpiA gene encoding ribose-5-phosphate isomerase RpiA — MSNEDLKLKVAKEAVKLVKDGMVVGLGTGSTAALFIRELGNRIKEEELTVFGIPTSFEAKMLAMQYEIPLVTLDEYDVDIAFDGADEVEEKTLFLIKGGGGCHTQEKIVDYNADEFVVLVDESKLVKKLGEKFPIPVEVIPSAYRVVMRALSNMGGEAVIRLGDRKRGPVITDNGNMIIDVFMNIDDAIELEKEINNIPGVVENGIFTRVDKVLVGTKKGVKTLKK; from the coding sequence GTGTCAAATGAAGATTTAAAGCTAAAAGTAGCTAAGGAAGCCGTGAAGTTAGTTAAAGATGGAATGGTTGTTGGATTAGGAACTGGCTCAACAGCGGCTTTATTTATAAGAGAGCTTGGGAATAGGATTAAAGAGGAAGAGCTAACAGTCTTTGGAATCCCTACATCATTCGAAGCTAAAATGTTAGCCATGCAGTATGAAATCCCCTTAGTTACCTTGGATGAGTATGATGTTGATATTGCATTTGATGGAGCTGATGAAGTTGAAGAAAAAACCCTATTTTTAATAAAAGGAGGCGGAGGATGCCATACTCAAGAAAAAATAGTTGATTACAACGCAGATGAGTTTGTTGTTTTAGTTGATGAGAGCAAATTAGTTAAAAAGTTGGGAGAGAAATTCCCAATTCCAGTAGAGGTTATTCCTTCAGCCTATAGGGTTGTGATGAGGGCGTTATCAAACATGGGTGGAGAGGCAGTAATTAGATTAGGAGATAGAAAAAGAGGGCCAGTTATAACGGATAACGGCAACATGATTATAGATGTGTTTATGAATATAGATGATGCCATAGAGCTTGAAAAAGAAATAAATAACATCCCCGGAGTTGTTGAAAATGGAATATTTACAAGAGTAGATAAAGTTTTAGTTGGAACTAAAAAAGGAGTCAAAACACTAAAGAAATAA
- a CDS encoding tRNA(Ile)(2)-agmatinylcytidine synthase gives MFIGIDDTDSPNKYCTTYIATLLIEELKGNGYSVDMPKLIRMNPMVKYKTRGNGGVAIHVLDELYSKDKEEIKNITISLVEKYTDFECENTNPGIVFLDETKYKENREKLNYYYKKVLYDIVSIDYAEKFILKVGGEFIKYKLGRGIIGALGAISSTPPYTYELLAYRKKEMWGKKREIDENSVIKMDKETFPYTFDNYDYENNKVLITPNTPCPVLFGIRGIDAEILIKAMNMIEGEKPERFMIFKTNHGTDVHLRMMNIKDIYPNTGVIVYGKVIEEPRDIEGGHVIFRLSDGTGEIDCVAYEPTKGFRDIIRKLIVGDYIAVYGTVREEPLGINIEKIKILRLEKKFVKDKRCPYCGGTLKAKGKKAGYKCKKCKKSIAYDEIRKIEVERDLKPGFYEVPGSARRHLSKPIQLIDLI, from the coding sequence ATGTTTATTGGTATTGATGACACAGACAGCCCAAATAAATACTGCACTACCTATATAGCAACGTTATTAATAGAGGAGTTAAAAGGCAATGGATATAGCGTAGATATGCCAAAACTCATTAGAATGAATCCAATGGTTAAATATAAAACAAGAGGTAATGGAGGAGTAGCAATACATGTATTAGATGAGCTGTATTCAAAAGATAAGGAAGAGATTAAAAATATAACAATTAGTTTAGTTGAAAAATATACTGATTTTGAATGTGAAAACACAAATCCAGGTATTGTATTTTTGGATGAAACAAAATATAAAGAAAATAGGGAAAAGCTCAACTACTACTATAAAAAAGTTCTCTATGATATTGTTAGCATTGATTATGCTGAAAAATTCATTTTAAAGGTTGGAGGGGAGTTTATAAAGTATAAATTGGGCAGAGGGATAATTGGAGCTTTAGGGGCTATATCATCAACTCCACCTTATACCTACGAGCTTTTAGCTTACAGAAAGAAGGAGATGTGGGGAAAGAAGAGAGAAATTGATGAAAATAGTGTTATAAAAATGGATAAAGAAACATTCCCTTATACATTTGACAACTATGATTATGAAAACAATAAGGTTTTAATAACACCAAATACTCCATGTCCTGTTTTATTTGGAATTAGAGGAATTGATGCTGAAATTTTAATAAAGGCTATGAACATGATTGAAGGAGAAAAACCGGAAAGGTTTATGATTTTTAAAACAAATCACGGCACAGATGTGCATTTGAGAATGATGAATATTAAAGATATTTATCCAAATACTGGAGTTATTGTTTATGGTAAAGTTATAGAAGAGCCAAGAGACATAGAAGGAGGGCATGTAATATTCAGATTATCAGATGGAACTGGAGAAATCGACTGTGTAGCTTACGAGCCAACAAAAGGATTTAGAGACATTATAAGAAAGCTTATAGTTGGGGATTATATAGCTGTCTATGGAACTGTTAGAGAAGAGCCATTAGGAATAAATATTGAAAAGATAAAAATCTTAAGGTTAGAGAAAAAGTTTGTTAAGGATAAGAGATGCCCATACTGTGGAGGAACATTGAAAGCAAAGGGTAAAAAAGCTGGTTACAAATGCAAAAAATGTAAAAAATCTATTGCTTATGATGAAATTAGAAAGATAGAAGTTGAGAGAGATTTGAAACCCGGATTTTATGAAGTGCCAGGTTCTGCAAGAAGGCATTTAAGTAAGCCAATACAGTTGATTGATTTAATTTAA
- a CDS encoding YcaO-related McrA-glycine thioamidation protein, protein MDIAYTLASYRICSPEETFEKIQEALKKIETIEIKNIQHLDKVNIPVYYLKRRVVIDGKEGIAIHYGKGATEIQAKVSACMEAIERFSAGYDKNKVKEKADNPINIEDLILPQYADKNVKEWVEGIDIINNEVVDIPADAVFYPTSGKLFRGNTNGLASGNNLDEAILHATLEVIERDAWSLADLARKIPRRINPEDAKNPLIHELIEKYEKAGVEIILKDLTSEFEIPVVAAVSDDSSKNPLMLCVGVGCHLHPEIAILRALTEVAQSRASQLHGFRRDAKLREEFTSKIPYEILKRIHRKWFEYEEEISISDMPNNASYDLKKDLEFIKDKISEFGFDKLIYVDLNRVGVDAVRVIIPKMEVYTIDRDRLSKNAFERVKKLYY, encoded by the coding sequence ATGGATATAGCATATACATTAGCAAGTTATAGAATTTGCTCACCAGAAGAGACCTTCGAAAAAATACAGGAGGCATTAAAAAAGATAGAAACAATAGAGATTAAGAATATACAGCATTTAGATAAAGTAAATATCCCTGTTTATTATTTAAAGAGGAGAGTTGTTATAGATGGGAAGGAAGGGATTGCCATACACTATGGAAAGGGAGCAACTGAAATTCAAGCAAAGGTCTCTGCATGCATGGAGGCAATAGAGAGATTTTCAGCAGGTTATGATAAAAATAAAGTTAAAGAAAAGGCAGACAACCCAATAAACATTGAGGATTTAATACTGCCTCAATATGCTGACAAAAACGTTAAGGAATGGGTTGAAGGTATTGATATTATTAATAATGAAGTTGTTGATATCCCAGCAGATGCTGTTTTTTATCCAACATCTGGAAAGCTGTTTAGAGGAAACACCAACGGCTTAGCAAGTGGAAACAACTTGGATGAAGCTATTTTGCACGCCACTTTGGAAGTTATAGAGAGGGATGCGTGGAGCTTAGCAGATTTAGCAAGAAAAATCCCGAGAAGAATAAATCCAGAGGATGCAAAAAATCCATTAATTCATGAGTTGATTGAAAAGTATGAAAAAGCTGGAGTTGAGATAATCTTGAAAGATTTAACATCAGAGTTTGAGATTCCAGTTGTTGCTGCTGTTAGTGATGATTCAAGCAAAAACCCATTGATGCTGTGTGTTGGTGTTGGCTGCCATTTGCATCCAGAGATAGCTATCTTAAGGGCTTTAACTGAAGTAGCCCAAAGTAGAGCCTCCCAATTACATGGATTTAGGAGAGATGCTAAGTTGAGAGAAGAATTTACTTCAAAAATCCCTTATGAGATATTAAAAAGAATACATAGAAAGTGGTTTGAGTATGAGGAGGAGATATCTATATCTGATATGCCAAACAACGCAAGTTATGATTTAAAAAAGGATTTGGAGTTTATTAAAGACAAGATTTCAGAGTTTGGCTTTGATAAATTGATATATGTGGATTTAAATAGGGTTGGAGTTGATGCAGTTAGAGTTATAATTCCAAAAATGGAAGTTTATACTATAGATAGAGACAGATTATCAAAAAATGCCTTTGAGAGAGTTAAGAAATTGTATTATTAA